One Numidum massiliense genomic window, GTAGACACGTTGACAGTGAACAGTTGCAATGCCGTAATCGAAAGAAACATCACGCCCATATGCATATTCATTTTAGCCTGCAGCGCCTCGCGCGCCCCTTTTTCCGCGCGGCGCGAACGCGAACTGTTTAGAAACGTACCGACCGCTGTAATCGTAATGATGGCTAGCAGTATGTAAGGCATCGTGTGCACGTAAAAAAACCTCCTACAATGTGGGTGTACAAAATCGTGTCGATAAGTTTTACTAGTCAAAGCCTGTAACGGCCACTCTCTCTAGTGTATCGGTTTCTATGCCGCCGTGCTAGTCATACGGAGAATTAGCAACATATGTGACTTTTAAACGCGCTTTTATATGTGGCTTTTGTCGGCAATTTTGTAAGCTACGCACATGCGTTTGGAAATAATTGCGACTGGATGCAGGTATCGCGCAAGTTTTGTCGAATAGTCGATTAGTAGTGGAGTAGTGGGACATGGCTGAATAATTGAAAGGGGAGATTGTATTGCATTGCACAAAATGTGGGAAGGAACTAAAGAACAACCCGAAGTTTTGCTATTACTGTGGTCATGACTTGCGACCGCAAGAAGGTGGGGAGGAGTCGGAG contains:
- a CDS encoding YtpI family protein codes for the protein MPYILLAIITITAVGTFLNSSRSRRAEKGAREALQAKMNMHMGVMFLSITALQLFTVNVSTPRVIAATFIGLLGLFNLFAGFRNYRAFRKYLS